The genomic stretch ATCCCGGCCACAACCCCAGAAATAATCGAAATTGCTGTTTTCAACGATTTTCGTGTCGCCGGTATCCAGCAGAGCCTCCGCCAGCTCGGGGTGGGTGCGGCAGCGCACGTAGATCCCCCGCGTCATAACGGTTTCGCGCACCTGTTTCCAATCCCGCCGCAGGCTCTTGTGACGCTTGCGCCCAAGCTTTCCTGCCTTGCCGGGCGTGTCGGCGCTGCGCACCTTTTCCTGGCGGTTGTCGTCAGTGAACTTCATTCCCTGGAAGTAGTGTTCCACGGTTGGCCAGATCTTGCCTTCCAACTCGAAGCTGTAGGGGGCATGGGTGCCCAGCGGGTTTTCCGGGTCGGTTCGTGACATGAACAGATCGTTCTCGCCGTTGTCGTCGGGGAAGAGAGACATTCGTGCAATCCTTTAAAAATAAGTGGTCCTGCAATACCCCCTAGTATCAACGAGTCCGCGCCAGGGGTCACGCCAATAAATCTGCTCATCTGCAAGACTAGAGATCTCGCAGGTATCCAGCACCCAGCTGTGCAATCTGGCCCCGAATCCAGGCCACTCGCTCCAACACATACGACGATGGCGAATTGACCCGCAGGACTTTCGGATTCGGGAGTACGGCCGCGAGCAGCGCGGCCTGGTACTCGGTAAGGTGACGGGCAGGCTTGCCGAAGTAGGCCTGGCTGGCGGCTTCAACGCCATAAATTCCGGGGCCAAACTCGGCAATATTCAGATAAACTTCCAGTACCCGCTGCTTTGACCAGAGGCCGTCTATTACAAGTGCCAACCCCGCCTCGATGGCCTTGCGAATGAAACTGCGACCGTTCCAGAGAAAGAGGTTCTTGGCCGTTTGCTGGGTGATGGTACTGGCTCCTCGAAGCCCGTCGCCGGCCCGGTACTCCGAGAGCGCCTGGCGAACCGCCTCAAAATCCACGCCCACATGATGCGGGAATCGCTGGTCCTCGCTGGCGACCACCGCCAGCGGCATCCAGGGAGAGATCTCGCCAATGGGCACCCATTCGTGGGCGAGGGATTTGTTCGCGCCCTGAAGCTGATAACCCAGCATGAAGGCCGAGGTGGGTGGATTTACGAACCGGAACATCAGGACCACCAACAGCACCAGCACGATAGCGCCGGCGCATAGCAGCAAAAACCATCGCAAAAGCTTGCGACCACCTGATGCTCTGGCCATCAGTTCAAATCCTCATCTTTGTACGAGCGAGTTCCCGGCCATAATTGACCAACGGGCCGCACAGCGCGCAAACTGCTTATAGCGATTCTGTGAGAGTGTATGCCACTACCATGCCTGCAAAAGTAAAACCCGGATTCTCTTTCATTCCAGACGCCTGAATATATACCTGGTCCGATATCCAGAAGGCCACAAGGTAGGGCCGCACGTGGACATGGTTTCCGAGGGCCGGCTCTACAAACTCAATTGGGTTCTGGCGAAACCCAAAGCCGGTGGCGAATTCATCTGCGACAAGAATATTTTCAACCTTTTTGGAAGATTGTATCTGTTTCGCCCGGATCTCTATGAGCATCGGGTATCAAAGATCGAGCGCGGAAATCGATGGCTGTTGAGTTTTGCGTTGACTTCCGGACTCCATAACTCAAGCAGGACAGTATCATGATGTATTTTGCCCATGAAATGAGCCGTGCCGCGCTGATGCCCTTGCGCATGATGACAGACGCACAGAGCAAATTGCTCAGGCACCCTCTCAGCCCTTTGTCCCGCTTACCCGGCGCTCGCAGTATTGCTTCCGCCTACGGCGTGTTCGGCGACCTGACCCGACGCTACCCGAAACCGGCCTTCAATCTGCACACAACGGTGTGCGATGGGGAGGAGGTCGACATCAGTGAAGTCATCGTCAAACGCAAACCCTTTGCCCAGCTCAAGCATTTCCAGCGCAGCGTATCTCGCCCCGATGACCCGAAACTCCTGATCGTTGCGCCCTTGTCCGGGCACTTTGCCTCACTGCTGCGCGGCACTGTGAAGGAAATGCTGCCAGACCACGACGTCTACATCACCGACTGGCGTGATGCCTGCAGGGTTCCTCTCTCCGCGGGCGACTTTGGGCTGGACGACTATATCGACTACGTGATCGATTTCATTGAAGAGCTTGGGCCGGACACTCATGTATTGGCGGTTTGCCAACCAGTCGTGCCAGTGCTCGCGGCTACCGCCATCATGGCCGAGGATAATAACCCTGCGACACCACGCTCACTCGCCCTGATGAGCGGCCCCATAGATGGACGCGTCGACCCCACCGCGCCATGCGAGCTGGCCACTAAACACAATCTGGCGTGGTTCCGGCGCAATCTGGTTCACCCTGTGCCCGCGCCTTATCCGGGAGCCATGCGGAAAGTCTATCCCGGCTTTCTGCAGCTGACCGGTTTCGTGAACATGAACTTCGACCGCCACGTTGACGCCTACCGAGGCCTGTTCAAGTCCATGCGGAATAAGGAAGTCGAGAAAATCAGGCGCCATCGTGAGTTCTACGACGAGTACCTCGCTGTCATGGATCTGCCGGCCACTTACTACCTCGACACTATCCAACGTGTCTTTCAGGAGTTCCACCTTGCCCGGGGTTGCTTCATGCACCGGGGCCGAAAAGTGAACCCGGCCGCCATTGAAAATACGGCATTGATGACAATCGAAGGCGAGAAAGATGACATTTCCAGTCCAGGACAGACCCGGGCCGCCCACGACCTGTGCGTGAACATCCCGGATGCCAGGCGTCTGCACCATCTGCAAAAGGGGGTTGGCCACTACGGCGTCTTCAACGGCAGCCAATGGCGCGAATCCATTGCGCCTCGGCTCAAGACGTTCATACGGGAAGCGTGACGGGAATCACATTTTCTTGTCGCGACTCAGGTGCTCTGCTAGCTTGAATGAGGTGATTAATAATAAGGAATAACAACCAGAGCGGGCCACCGCTCCAGGGAGGATTTCATGCAAGACCTCAAGGGCAAGGTCGCCCTCGTAACCGGTGCCTCACGCGGCATCGGTCGTCACATCGCACTTCAACTTGCCCAACGCGGCGCCGACGTCGCCATCAACTACCGCTCCCGCCAGTCTGAAGGCGAAGAAGTCGCCAAGGAAATTGAGGCAACCGGCGTACGGGCACTCTCCTTCAAAGCAGACCTGTCAAAAATGCCGGAAGCGCGCAGCCTGGTTCGCCAGGTCCAGGAACAGTGGGGCCGTATCGATATCCTGGTGAACAACGCCGGCATCACCAAAGACAAGTCCATGAAGAAGCTTACCGACGATGATTGGAACGACGTTCTCGACACCAATCTGGGCAGCGTCTACGCCACGTGCTCCGAAGTGTTGAAGATCATGATGGATCAGAAATACGGTCGCATCATCAACATCACCTCTTTCGTCGGGCAGGCGGGCAACTTCGGGCAAGCCAACTATGCGGCCAGCAAGGGGGGCATTATTGCGTTTACCAAGACCCTGGCACTGGAAATGGCAAAGTACAACATCACGGTCAATGCCATTGCCCCGGGCTTCACTGAAACCGAAATGCTGGCCCAGGTCCCGGAGAATATCCGTGAACAGATCATTGCCAGGGTTCCGATGGGTCGTTTTGGCAAGCCGGAGGAAATTGCCCGGGCCGTGGTCTTCCTGGCCGCAGAAGGCGATTACATCACCGGCCAGCAGATCAACGTTAACGGCGGCGTTTACATGTAACACCTGAAAGACAGAAGGCGAAAAAATGGCTGACAAACCAATAAAAAAGCAATCAACGCCTGACTTCGAACCCAATGTGGTAAGCCGCTCTCTGGCGCGAGTGGGTGTCCATGGTGGTCACCTGCTCAAGCGCTCCATAATGCGGCGTTTGCGCGGTGGCCCGCCCAATCCGGCCAGCGTGGGGAGCATGACCAAACCCTTCGTCACCCTGACCGGCAAGCTTGCAACCCAGCCAGACACGCTTCTGTTTGCACAAATGCGGCTGCTCAAGGACAGCAGTCTGTTCTGGTCTGGCATTCTGGCCAG from Marinobacter adhaerens HP15 encodes the following:
- the fabG gene encoding 3-oxoacyl-[acyl-carrier-protein] reductase, giving the protein MQDLKGKVALVTGASRGIGRHIALQLAQRGADVAINYRSRQSEGEEVAKEIEATGVRALSFKADLSKMPEARSLVRQVQEQWGRIDILVNNAGITKDKSMKKLTDDDWNDVLDTNLGSVYATCSEVLKIMMDQKYGRIINITSFVGQAGNFGQANYAASKGGIIAFTKTLALEMAKYNITVNAIAPGFTETEMLAQVPENIREQIIARVPMGRFGKPEEIARAVVFLAAEGDYITGQQINVNGGVYM
- a CDS encoding 2OG-Fe(II) oxygenase codes for the protein MLFHSRRLNIYLVRYPEGHKVGPHVDMVSEGRLYKLNWVLAKPKAGGEFICDKNIFNLFGRLYLFRPDLYEHRVSKIERGNRWLLSFALTSGLHNSSRTVS
- a CDS encoding polyhydroxyalkanoate depolymerase, with the protein product MMYFAHEMSRAALMPLRMMTDAQSKLLRHPLSPLSRLPGARSIASAYGVFGDLTRRYPKPAFNLHTTVCDGEEVDISEVIVKRKPFAQLKHFQRSVSRPDDPKLLIVAPLSGHFASLLRGTVKEMLPDHDVYITDWRDACRVPLSAGDFGLDDYIDYVIDFIEELGPDTHVLAVCQPVVPVLAATAIMAEDNNPATPRSLALMSGPIDGRVDPTAPCELATKHNLAWFRRNLVHPVPAPYPGAMRKVYPGFLQLTGFVNMNFDRHVDAYRGLFKSMRNKEVEKIRRHREFYDEYLAVMDLPATYYLDTIQRVFQEFHLARGCFMHRGRKVNPAAIENTALMTIEGEKDDISSPGQTRAAHDLCVNIPDARRLHHLQKGVGHYGVFNGSQWRESIAPRLKTFIREA
- the mtgA gene encoding monofunctional biosynthetic peptidoglycan transglycosylase; this encodes MARASGGRKLLRWFLLLCAGAIVLVLLVVLMFRFVNPPTSAFMLGYQLQGANKSLAHEWVPIGEISPWMPLAVVASEDQRFPHHVGVDFEAVRQALSEYRAGDGLRGASTITQQTAKNLFLWNGRSFIRKAIEAGLALVIDGLWSKQRVLEVYLNIAEFGPGIYGVEAASQAYFGKPARHLTEYQAALLAAVLPNPKVLRVNSPSSYVLERVAWIRGQIAQLGAGYLRDL
- a CDS encoding NADAR family protein translates to MSLFPDDNGENDLFMSRTDPENPLGTHAPYSFELEGKIWPTVEHYFQGMKFTDDNRQEKVRSADTPGKAGKLGRKRHKSLRRDWKQVRETVMTRGIYVRCRTHPELAEALLDTGDTKIVENSNFDYFWGCGRDRRGENRYGKVLMNVRARLREERAAQA